Genomic window (Sphingorhabdus pulchriflava):
GTCAGCGACTTCGTGCGCCGTGCCAAAGCACAATCGCTGTTTGCGCGATTAACGTGACACCTGGATCGCGTTGAAAAGCGAAATCGTCCCGGTAGGTGTGTCCAAGGCCCAAGTGGCAGTCAACGATCCGCCACAAATGCGAGCCAGTTCACGTTCTAGGAATCCATCGGCATTTGGTTGGGTGTTTGTCCGGCCATCCGCGGACTGGACGATTTTGAACGCCTGCCGCATCAACCAGCTTCGCTGCATGGCATAGTCGGCAATCAGAACCTGCCCGCTCGGCCTCGCCGCATTGAACATCGCCTCAATGCCGGTTCGCTTTTCCGCCACTGGAATCTGATGGAAAACGAGACTGGAAATTACCTTGTCGAACTGCCCAAAGTTCGCAGCATCACGCGCGAAGCCGGATCGCCATTCGATCTCCACTCTTGCCGCTTCGGCTTTGGATGCTGCAATTCTGCGCGCGTCGGGGTCGGGATCGAGCCCCACGACAATTGCTTGCGGCTCGGCCTGCTTGATGAGGAT
Coding sequences:
- a CDS encoding class I SAM-dependent methyltransferase; amino-acid sequence: MPSNREFTPAAGRLLPTSAYDRLLALLTRERVWRARLLDALAPKAGERILDVGSGTGSLAILIKQAEPQAIVVGLDPDPDARRIAASKAEAARVEIEWRSGFARDAANFGQFDKVISSLVFHQIPVAEKRTGIEAMFNAARPSGQVLIADYAMQRSWLMRQAFKIVQSADGRTNTQPNADGFLERELARICGGSLTATWALDTPTGTISLFNAIQVSR